The proteins below are encoded in one region of Caldanaerovirga acetigignens:
- a CDS encoding biotin--[acetyl-CoA-carboxylase] ligase, translated as MMRDGSLNELLLIFLSKKGSYVSGEEISEKFGVSRTAVWKQVNHLRKLGYEIDSVPRVGYCLKRSPDLLLPEEIIQNSRLEFLARKIYHYPSIGSTNDEAKKLAQNGAPHGTLVIAEEQTGGKGRLGRRWVSPPRKGIWLSIILRPSLEPYQAPRITMTCAVAAAKAIRKVTGIDCRIKWPNDLLVKGKKVAGILTEMSADMDSINFVVTGIGINVNNTNFPKEIIETATSLKLASGKNVDRLKILTEFLSQFEVVYRCLEDGEFGKVLEEWRQLSCNLGKRVRIIGRNYELEGLALDVDGNGALLVKTNEGTVERVLSGDVSLRE; from the coding sequence ATGATGAGAGACGGTTCTTTAAATGAACTTTTGTTGATATTTCTTTCGAAAAAGGGCAGTTATGTTTCCGGTGAGGAAATAAGCGAAAAATTCGGTGTCAGCCGCACCGCAGTATGGAAGCAGGTAAACCATTTAAGAAAGCTCGGATATGAAATAGATTCGGTGCCGAGGGTGGGATATTGCCTGAAGAGGTCGCCGGATTTGCTTTTGCCGGAGGAAATTATACAAAATAGCCGCCTCGAATTCCTGGCCCGCAAAATTTACCATTACCCTTCGATAGGTTCTACCAACGATGAAGCAAAAAAGTTAGCTCAGAATGGCGCACCCCACGGGACGCTGGTGATTGCGGAAGAGCAAACGGGAGGAAAAGGGAGATTGGGAAGGAGATGGGTATCACCGCCCCGGAAAGGAATATGGTTGTCGATAATTCTAAGGCCTTCCCTGGAGCCTTATCAAGCCCCGAGGATTACCATGACCTGTGCGGTCGCGGCGGCAAAGGCGATAAGAAAAGTCACCGGAATAGATTGCCGGATAAAATGGCCGAACGACCTTCTGGTGAAGGGCAAGAAAGTGGCTGGGATTTTGACGGAAATGAGCGCCGACATGGACAGTATCAATTTTGTGGTAACTGGAATAGGAATCAATGTGAATAACACGAATTTTCCGAAAGAAATTATAGAGACGGCTACGTCCTTGAAGCTTGCCTCCGGAAAGAATGTGGACCGATTGAAAATTTTAACCGAATTTCTTTCGCAATTTGAGGTAGTCTACAGATGCCTAGAGGACGGCGAATTTGGAAAGGTACTGGAGGAATGGAGGCAGCTTTCCTGCAACCTTGGTAAGCGAGTTAGGATAATCGGCAGGAATTACGAACTAGAAGGATTGGCCTTGGATGTGGACGGTAATGGCGCGTTGTTGGTTAAAACCAATGAGGGCACGGTGGAAAGGGTTTTGAGCGGCGATGTGTCGCTCAGGGAATAA
- a CDS encoding ABC transporter ATP-binding protein, translated as MVIETFNLTKQYDGKGGCVDINLSVKEGEVFGFLGPNGAGKSTLVKTLVGLLRPTGGSARVLGRPLGDIRAMGKIGYLPENFRYHDWMTGLEVMRFHAELYKIPRPAERISELLELVGLSGHEKKKVAGYSKGMQQRLGLAVALLADPALVFLDEPTSALDPVGRIEVREIIRDLKKKGKTVFLNSHLLSEVEMVCDRVAVINRGRIIACGDLKDLLFENSALTVKIGSPAEGLIEELKKIALQVKLQEDILTIKVAKRDDIPLIAKVIVQSETPLYELKMEGVSLEELFVNLVRGGKAIDNGDKVHL; from the coding sequence ATGGTAATAGAAACTTTCAACCTTACAAAACAGTACGACGGAAAGGGCGGATGCGTCGACATTAATCTCAGTGTGAAAGAGGGCGAGGTCTTCGGGTTTTTAGGCCCCAACGGTGCCGGTAAAAGTACTCTCGTAAAAACTCTGGTGGGGCTCTTGCGCCCCACCGGCGGGAGTGCCCGCGTGCTTGGAAGGCCCCTGGGGGACATCAGGGCAATGGGCAAAATCGGATACCTGCCGGAAAATTTCAGGTACCACGACTGGATGACAGGATTAGAAGTCATGCGCTTCCATGCGGAGCTTTACAAAATACCAAGGCCTGCCGAAAGGATTTCGGAGCTTTTGGAACTTGTTGGACTTTCCGGGCATGAGAAAAAGAAGGTGGCAGGCTACAGCAAGGGGATGCAGCAGAGGCTCGGACTGGCAGTGGCCCTTTTGGCCGACCCGGCGTTGGTTTTCTTAGATGAGCCCACTTCGGCTTTAGACCCCGTCGGCAGGATAGAAGTGCGCGAGATAATAAGGGACCTGAAAAAGAAAGGCAAAACCGTCTTCCTAAACAGCCATCTTCTGAGCGAAGTGGAAATGGTCTGCGACCGGGTAGCGGTAATCAACAGGGGCAGAATAATAGCCTGCGGGGACCTTAAAGATTTACTCTTTGAAAATTCCGCGTTGACGGTGAAAATAGGAAGTCCCGCCGAGGGCCTAATAGAAGAGTTGAAAAAGATTGCACTACAAGTCAAGCTCCAGGAGGATATACTCACGATAAAAGTGGCCAAAAGGGATGACATACCCCTGATAGCAAAGGTCATAGTGCAGTCAGAGACCCCCCTTTACGAATTAAAAATGGAAGGCGTTTCTTTGGAGGAGCTTTTTGTAAATCTGGTGAGGGGAGGGAAAGCTATTGATAACGGTGATAAAGTACACCTTTAA
- a CDS encoding OsmC family protein, producing MAKVTFKAKTEWKGGMVAEGTARGFKVTVDEPKGLGGTDTAMNPVEMLLCSLGGCMAIVASAFAPMCGVELKGFSVDLEGDLDPDGFLGKNPNVRKGFSEIRYKMHIVSDSPEENVKKLYELVQERCPVKDTLKGVPVTGDMVIEK from the coding sequence ATGGCAAAGGTGACTTTCAAAGCCAAAACTGAGTGGAAGGGAGGTATGGTAGCCGAAGGGACCGCAAGGGGATTCAAAGTCACCGTTGACGAACCCAAAGGGCTAGGTGGGACCGACACCGCCATGAATCCTGTGGAAATGCTGCTTTGCTCTTTGGGAGGTTGCATGGCGATAGTAGCCAGCGCATTTGCTCCTATGTGCGGCGTGGAGCTAAAAGGATTTTCCGTGGACCTTGAAGGGGACCTCGACCCAGATGGTTTCCTTGGGAAAAACCCGAATGTAAGGAAAGGTTTTTCCGAGATACGTTATAAAATGCACATAGTTTCCGATTCCCCAGAGGAAAACGTAAAAAAACTTTATGAACTCGTACAGGAAAGATGTCCCGTGAAGGACACTTTAAAGGGTGTACCAGTAACCGGCGATATGGTTATCGAAAAATAA
- a CDS encoding zf-HC2 domain-containing protein codes for MCYDDGILQAYLDGELDESEKEMVKTHLDTCAKCKNALDELKDLDEFAKEKLAIDFNPSMEFLKKRYKYFMIRKGAENMIKKYGKAVAAFAGVLLVFSAVLVSPVRDAMADFLGVFRMSRIEAVKITPGDIEKIRQRLNEGGIKEIDLEQFGKFRSIGGGFEEIKPEEVESAAEKVDFDFRPFGELDGYKLAFVGVEKPQKIEITPDVEGINRLIMAFGGEKTLPEEMDGKTFVIRTTGTVRQTFVSEEERANFKSFAITQVGAPEIQVPEGVDLNAVREAMLELPLLPENIRQQLSGIENWQATIPIPVDAEHSKVEDITVKGKPALLVKNRWGDNTFNYAILWTDNQTIFALDGSLPLEEMLKIAESLR; via the coding sequence GTGTGCTATGATGATGGGATACTGCAGGCGTATCTGGACGGGGAACTCGACGAAAGTGAAAAGGAAATGGTAAAAACCCACCTGGATACTTGTGCAAAGTGCAAAAATGCGCTGGATGAGTTGAAGGATTTAGATGAATTTGCGAAAGAAAAGCTGGCGATAGATTTCAATCCCTCGATGGAATTTCTGAAAAAGCGGTACAAATACTTTATGATTAGGAAGGGAGCGGAAAATATGATTAAAAAGTATGGGAAGGCCGTCGCAGCTTTTGCAGGAGTGCTGCTCGTATTTTCGGCCGTGCTGGTTTCTCCTGTAAGGGATGCGATGGCGGACTTTCTTGGCGTATTCAGGATGTCCAGGATCGAGGCGGTAAAAATCACGCCGGGAGACATAGAGAAGATAAGGCAAAGGCTGAACGAAGGCGGCATAAAAGAGATAGACCTGGAGCAATTCGGAAAGTTCAGGTCCATCGGAGGCGGCTTTGAAGAGATAAAGCCCGAAGAAGTTGAATCGGCTGCGGAAAAAGTGGACTTCGATTTTAGGCCATTTGGCGAACTAGACGGATATAAGCTTGCCTTCGTCGGGGTGGAAAAACCCCAAAAGATTGAAATTACGCCCGACGTGGAGGGCATAAACAGGCTTATTATGGCCTTTGGTGGGGAAAAGACTCTTCCAGAAGAAATGGATGGAAAGACTTTCGTGATAAGGACAACCGGAACGGTGAGGCAGACTTTTGTAAGTGAGGAGGAAAGGGCGAATTTTAAATCCTTCGCCATAACCCAGGTGGGAGCTCCCGAAATCCAGGTTCCCGAGGGCGTGGATTTAAACGCCGTAAGGGAAGCGATGCTAGAGCTTCCGCTTTTGCCGGAAAACATAAGGCAGCAGCTTTCCGGAATCGAAAACTGGCAGGCCACCATACCCATCCCCGTCGATGCGGAGCATTCCAAAGTCGAAGATATAACAGTAAAAGGAAAGCCGGCCCTCCTGGTGAAAAATAGATGGGGGGATAACACCTTTAATTACGCAATATTATGGACGGACAATCAGACGATATTTGCCCTCGATGGAAGCCTCCCGCTGGAAGAAATGCTTAAAATAGCCGAATCTTTGAGGTGA
- a CDS encoding ABC transporter permease: MITVIKYTFKEMFHKKALFFVLLLTLTYLTLYGFGIKEAYEALPRVNTLALPIFSEFITVGLYFASLIVAFLVVISSAGALSADVESGVMQAVLVKPIKRYEVVLGKFFGIGLMVSLYSLFLFFGIIFLNKALGARVVFSFSQVFNGALLFLWMPLILLSVCLWGSARMSTLGAGIMAVMLYGFALIGGWVEQIGYLISLGGRSATGLINAGIIASLLMPTDAIYRKMNSVLFSSNGIYFLRNNLLGGGAEPSLLMLFYAATYMVFMLYMAARSFALRDI; this comes from the coding sequence TTGATAACGGTGATAAAGTACACCTTTAAGGAGATGTTCCATAAAAAGGCTTTGTTTTTCGTGCTGCTTTTGACGCTTACGTATTTGACCCTCTATGGTTTCGGGATTAAAGAAGCTTACGAGGCACTGCCTAGAGTTAACACCTTGGCACTTCCGATTTTTTCCGAATTTATTACTGTAGGGCTTTACTTTGCCTCCCTTATAGTTGCTTTTCTGGTGGTAATTTCCTCGGCGGGGGCTCTTTCGGCGGACGTAGAAAGCGGCGTGATGCAGGCGGTTTTGGTAAAACCGATAAAACGCTATGAAGTGGTGCTGGGGAAATTTTTCGGCATAGGGCTTATGGTTTCCCTTTACTCCCTCTTTTTATTTTTTGGCATTATTTTTTTGAACAAGGCTCTAGGGGCAAGAGTGGTTTTTAGTTTTTCTCAGGTTTTTAACGGTGCCCTTTTATTTTTGTGGATGCCCCTAATACTCCTTTCGGTATGTCTTTGGGGCAGCGCCCGCATGTCGACGCTCGGCGCGGGCATCATGGCGGTGATGCTTTACGGCTTTGCGCTCATCGGAGGATGGGTGGAACAGATAGGCTATTTGATATCTTTGGGAGGCCGCAGCGCTACTGGGCTCATAAACGCGGGGATAATTGCAAGCCTTTTGATGCCCACCGATGCCATTTACAGGAAAATGAATTCCGTGTTGTTTTCTTCAAACGGCATTTACTTTTTGCGAAATAACCTTTTAGGAGGCGGTGCCGAACCGAGTCTTTTAATGCTTTTTTATGCGGCGACTTACATGGTCTTTATGCTCTATATGGCCGCAAGAAGCTTTGCGCTGAGGGACATATAA
- a CDS encoding macro domain-containing protein, with translation MLGRRGDKVKLVMGDITKAEAGVIVNAANGIGPMGGGVALAIKKAGGKVIEDEAIRVCSQLDPRPGDVYVTTAGGLKAKYIFHAVTMKRPAEPSSVEIVRKCLQSLLEKAREMKVKSMVLPALATGVGGVPKKDVARVYKEVLGDVKDIDITVMDVSGEFIKYLEEELKKAP, from the coding sequence ATGTTAGGTCGAAGGGGTGATAAAGTGAAGCTTGTTATGGGAGACATAACGAAGGCCGAGGCCGGTGTTATAGTAAATGCGGCAAACGGCATCGGACCTATGGGCGGTGGCGTAGCCCTGGCAATAAAGAAAGCCGGCGGGAAAGTGATTGAAGACGAAGCCATAAGGGTCTGCAGCCAGCTCGACCCCCGGCCGGGAGACGTTTACGTTACCACCGCCGGCGGATTGAAAGCCAAGTACATCTTTCATGCAGTAACCATGAAGAGGCCGGCGGAGCCGTCCAGCGTAGAGATAGTAAGGAAATGCCTTCAGTCGCTCCTCGAGAAAGCCCGGGAAATGAAAGTTAAATCCATGGTTCTGCCGGCGCTGGCTACAGGCGTCGGAGGCGTCCCCAAAAAGGATGTGGCAAGAGTTTATAAGGAAGTTCTCGGTGATGTAAAGGATATAGACATTACGGTGATGGACGTGAGCGGTGAGTTCATAAAATACCTGGAAGAGGAATTGAAAAAAGCCCCTTGA
- a CDS encoding cation-translocating P-type ATPase, with protein MTALWNKDLKRGLSSREIPLKKKLFGENVIHESRKKSPAILFINQFKSTITLVLLGATIISYFLGEMADAAAITAIIVLNGFMGFIQEYRTERALEALKEMAAPVARVVRDGKIQVIPAKEVVPGDVVILETGDKVPADGELFEVENLKVDESMLTGESVPVEKSAEISELETLKIHRSNLVFMGTMVVSGRGKMVVTQTGMNTEMGKIAGMVEGVGEEQTPLQRRLDDLGKQLLVLCLFICFMVAMLGVLRGEQIYQMFLFGVSLAVAAIPEGLPAVVTMVLAMGVQRMVKKNVMVRKLTAVETLGCATVICSDKTGTLTENRMTVRKIYVDGETVTITGSGYSMEGDLITNDGRLLKKTSPSMEKLLRISVSCNNAELGEQKSGIFGFGRPKEMVPAGDPTEVALLVAAAKAGILKNDVERTYKRIREIPFDSERKRMSVVVKNQKGELFLFTKGAPDVILELCDDIEENGNIKKMTLSEKRKISQINEDMGREALRVLAFAYKKLTSTRDLNENIETGLIFLGLVGMIDPPRPEAASAVERCFAAGIKPVMITGDHRATAWAVAKDLNIISKGGRIITGQELDEMSESEFLKCIDDISVYARVTPKHKLRIVRSLKKKGHVVAMTGDGVNDAPAVKEADIGISMGKTGTDVTKEASAMILLDDNFASIVSAVEEGRIIYDNIRKFIRYLLSCNTGEVLTMVWSSLLGMPLPLLPIQVLWMNLITDGLPAIALGADPPDRDVMNRKPRKRQEGIFSGGMGRKIFYRGFLISLATMASYLISWYFGGSGIGFSRTVAFSTLVMSQLIFAFECREENATLLGKNPFSNLFLTMAVIISAAMLLGVVYVPSLQVIFHTVPLDGKMWLLILALSGLGAVL; from the coding sequence ATGACGGCATTGTGGAACAAAGATCTAAAAAGAGGTTTGTCAAGCAGAGAGATACCTTTAAAGAAAAAACTCTTCGGAGAAAACGTGATCCATGAAAGTCGGAAAAAATCACCCGCAATCCTTTTCATCAACCAGTTTAAGAGCACCATCACCCTGGTACTTTTAGGGGCAACAATAATATCGTATTTTTTGGGTGAGATGGCCGATGCTGCGGCCATCACAGCAATTATCGTATTAAACGGTTTTATGGGGTTCATACAGGAATACCGCACTGAAAGAGCTCTAGAGGCTTTGAAAGAAATGGCGGCTCCCGTAGCCCGGGTAGTGCGCGATGGGAAGATACAGGTAATCCCGGCTAAAGAAGTAGTGCCGGGCGATGTGGTGATATTGGAGACCGGCGATAAAGTACCGGCCGACGGGGAACTTTTTGAAGTTGAAAATCTCAAAGTTGACGAATCCATGCTTACGGGAGAATCAGTACCGGTTGAAAAAAGCGCAGAAATCAGTGAACTGGAAACGTTGAAAATCCACCGTTCAAATTTGGTATTCATGGGGACCATGGTGGTAAGCGGCAGGGGTAAGATGGTGGTAACGCAAACAGGAATGAATACAGAAATGGGCAAAATTGCCGGAATGGTGGAGGGCGTCGGGGAAGAGCAAACCCCACTTCAAAGGCGGCTTGATGACTTGGGCAAGCAACTCCTCGTCCTTTGCCTTTTTATATGCTTTATGGTCGCGATGTTGGGGGTTCTAAGGGGCGAGCAGATTTACCAGATGTTCCTTTTTGGAGTAAGCCTTGCCGTAGCAGCAATACCCGAAGGATTGCCTGCCGTGGTCACGATGGTGCTCGCCATGGGAGTTCAGCGGATGGTGAAAAAGAATGTGATGGTGAGAAAACTTACGGCCGTAGAAACCCTGGGGTGTGCTACAGTTATTTGCAGCGATAAAACCGGCACCCTTACGGAAAACAGGATGACCGTGAGGAAAATCTATGTGGATGGCGAAACGGTGACGATAACAGGAAGCGGCTACAGTATGGAAGGGGACTTAATAACAAACGATGGCCGGCTGCTTAAAAAGACTTCTCCTTCAATGGAAAAACTGCTCAGGATTTCAGTTTCATGCAATAACGCTGAACTTGGTGAGCAAAAGTCCGGAATTTTTGGCTTTGGAAGGCCAAAGGAGATGGTGCCCGCCGGAGACCCTACGGAAGTTGCCCTTTTGGTTGCGGCTGCAAAGGCAGGAATACTTAAAAATGACGTTGAAAGGACTTACAAAAGGATAAGAGAAATTCCTTTCGATTCGGAACGAAAGCGAATGTCTGTGGTGGTGAAAAACCAAAAGGGGGAGCTATTCCTGTTCACAAAAGGAGCTCCGGACGTAATTTTGGAACTTTGCGATGATATAGAAGAAAATGGAAATATTAAAAAGATGACTTTATCAGAAAAGAGAAAAATATCCCAGATAAACGAGGATATGGGAAGGGAAGCCTTGAGGGTCCTGGCGTTTGCTTACAAGAAATTAACCAGCACTCGGGACTTAAACGAAAATATCGAGACAGGTTTGATTTTTCTAGGCTTGGTGGGAATGATTGATCCTCCGCGACCTGAAGCGGCTTCAGCAGTCGAAAGATGCTTTGCCGCGGGGATAAAGCCTGTAATGATAACGGGTGATCACCGGGCTACCGCCTGGGCTGTGGCAAAAGATCTGAATATTATAAGCAAAGGTGGAAGAATAATAACTGGACAAGAGCTTGACGAAATGTCCGAATCCGAGTTTTTAAAATGTATAGATGATATTTCAGTGTACGCCCGAGTGACTCCCAAACACAAGTTGAGAATAGTTCGATCGCTAAAAAAGAAGGGCCACGTTGTTGCCATGACCGGTGATGGAGTGAACGACGCTCCTGCAGTAAAGGAAGCGGATATAGGTATTTCAATGGGCAAAACAGGCACCGATGTGACGAAGGAAGCTTCGGCGATGATATTGCTGGATGACAATTTTGCAAGTATCGTATCCGCCGTGGAAGAAGGACGCATCATTTACGACAATATCCGAAAATTCATACGTTACTTGCTCTCCTGCAATACCGGAGAAGTGCTGACGATGGTGTGGTCGTCGCTCCTGGGGATGCCGCTGCCGCTTTTGCCTATACAAGTACTGTGGATGAACCTTATAACTGACGGCCTGCCAGCCATTGCGTTGGGAGCGGACCCGCCCGACAGGGATGTGATGAACCGCAAACCCCGAAAAAGACAGGAAGGTATTTTTTCCGGCGGTATGGGACGGAAAATATTTTACAGGGGGTTTCTTATAAGCCTTGCTACCATGGCTTCCTACCTGATATCCTGGTATTTCGGCGGCTCCGGGATAGGCTTCTCAAGAACGGTGGCTTTTTCCACCCTAGTGATGTCCCAGCTCATATTTGCCTTTGAATGCAGGGAAGAAAACGCCACTTTATTGGGGAAAAATCCGTTCTCGAATCTTTTTCTCACAATGGCTGTAATAATTTCGGCGGCAATGCTTTTGGGAGTTGTCTACGTTCCGTCGCTTCAGGTTATCTTCCACACCGTGCCGCTTGATGGAAAAATGTGGCTTTTAATTTTGGCCCTCTCCGGCCTGGGTGCGGTCCTGTAA
- a CDS encoding L,D-transpeptidase family protein — protein MRCRYLLLIILLVIAAWVAVSSFNNVVIEQLNDTGLVRIRVNFYIPVIERDAADKIRLESERPGMDFVKTLRWLDDKTLEIYALEKGLPKGLKTILRIKPLKTAVPGLLKGVRVYYRVKIRPFPVEVSSPVASSGPVVLSFSTPVKEEEISKYLRADFDFDLRPSYILTATGKLFKDESRWLLVPREPLWPGDKYFVKFESGESIFSGYSRWFEVAPVPKVISTYPENGRADVMPYTVLKVDFDQEMREVLIKVSRMSGDVICRGKTAEFKPHSVFLPGETYEALVEGTSVYGQKSAPYRFKFTAKSIGDSLWVEVSLKPLQKVVVYRGKKIVKTMLASGGRPGSDTETPLGYFTVKDRGVWFFSERFGQGAFYWVRIKDNYLFHSMPRDKDRNVIKEEYEKLGIPASHGCVRLKDEDAKWFYENIPEGTMVVIHD, from the coding sequence GTGAGGTGCAGGTACTTGCTTTTAATTATTCTTTTGGTTATTGCAGCATGGGTTGCGGTGTCCAGTTTCAACAATGTAGTAATAGAGCAGCTAAATGACACAGGTCTTGTGCGGATAAGGGTTAACTTTTATATCCCGGTAATAGAACGGGATGCGGCAGATAAAATCCGCCTTGAGTCTGAAAGGCCGGGGATGGATTTTGTAAAAACCCTTCGCTGGTTGGACGATAAGACTTTGGAAATCTACGCTCTTGAAAAGGGCCTCCCTAAAGGTTTAAAAACAATACTTCGCATAAAACCTTTAAAAACCGCGGTGCCGGGTCTTTTAAAGGGCGTGAGGGTCTATTACAGAGTGAAAATACGGCCTTTTCCGGTTGAGGTTTCATCGCCTGTTGCAAGCTCGGGGCCCGTGGTTTTGAGCTTTAGCACTCCGGTAAAGGAAGAGGAAATTTCAAAATACTTACGAGCCGACTTCGATTTTGATTTAAGACCCTCCTACATTCTCACGGCGACGGGCAAATTGTTCAAGGACGAAAGCCGTTGGCTTCTCGTCCCTCGCGAGCCGCTATGGCCCGGGGATAAATACTTTGTAAAATTTGAAAGCGGCGAAAGCATCTTTTCGGGTTATTCCAGGTGGTTTGAGGTTGCCCCAGTTCCAAAGGTGATATCTACCTATCCCGAAAACGGTAGGGCAGATGTTATGCCCTACACAGTTTTAAAGGTCGACTTTGACCAGGAAATGCGGGAAGTTTTAATTAAGGTGAGCCGGATGAGCGGGGATGTTATTTGCCGCGGGAAAACAGCCGAATTTAAGCCCCATTCGGTTTTTCTCCCGGGAGAAACTTACGAGGCTTTGGTGGAGGGTACATCGGTGTACGGACAAAAATCGGCGCCCTACCGTTTCAAATTTACCGCAAAGTCCATCGGGGACAGTCTGTGGGTGGAAGTTAGCTTAAAACCCCTGCAGAAAGTGGTGGTATACAGGGGCAAGAAAATCGTAAAGACCATGCTGGCATCCGGAGGAAGGCCCGGGTCCGACACCGAAACGCCTCTGGGGTATTTTACTGTAAAGGACAGGGGAGTGTGGTTTTTTTCGGAAAGGTTCGGGCAGGGGGCTTTTTACTGGGTCAGGATAAAGGATAATTACCTTTTTCATTCTATGCCCAGGGACAAAGACCGGAACGTCATAAAGGAGGAATATGAAAAACTCGGCATACCCGCAAGCCACGGCTGCGTGAGGCTCAAAGATGAAGACGCCAAGTGGTTTTACGAAAACATCCCGGAAGGAACTATGGTCGTAATCCACGATTGA
- a CDS encoding spore maturation protein: MAEQISISSWIIPVVMAAVFLHGLINNVRVFEAFTRGAQEGLQLAVKLVPYLLGIYVAVSIFRESGAVDLMVQVLNPVIRLLEIPAEALFLSVVRTLSGPAALSMMIEIFDTHGPDSYMGRLASTLMGSTDTTFYIIAIYFGSVGIKKTRYAIPVGIIADFAGLLASAHIAKLLFK, encoded by the coding sequence TTGGCGGAGCAAATTTCAATTTCTTCCTGGATAATTCCCGTCGTGATGGCGGCGGTCTTTTTACACGGTTTGATAAATAACGTCAGGGTATTTGAAGCGTTTACACGAGGAGCCCAGGAAGGTTTGCAGCTTGCCGTAAAGCTTGTTCCATATCTTTTGGGGATTTACGTTGCCGTCAGCATCTTCAGGGAGTCGGGAGCTGTAGATTTAATGGTGCAAGTTTTGAATCCTGTCATTCGACTTTTGGAGATTCCGGCTGAAGCCCTCTTCTTGTCTGTAGTGAGAACCCTGTCGGGACCGGCGGCACTCAGCATGATGATAGAAATTTTTGACACCCACGGTCCAGATTCGTACATGGGAAGGCTGGCCTCTACGCTGATGGGTTCTACCGATACCACCTTTTACATAATCGCTATCTATTTTGGTTCGGTAGGCATAAAAAAGACGAGGTATGCTATCCCGGTTGGTATTATAGCGGATTTTGCGGGCCTGCTGGCGTCAGCGCATATAGCAAAACTATTGTTTAAGTAA
- a CDS encoding RNA polymerase sigma factor SigX — protein MGFLEYSEVYANYYVKVYRQLFYMLNDPFLAEDLAQEVFLKFYQNPPGKEGSTGAWLFRVAKNLAYNYLRGEDNRKKREIKFWLSKRDSEIFHLREEQIYVRQVLAKMDERDRMILIMKHSGYSYEEIAEVLGVNKTSIGTLVARARRKFKEYFKEEV, from the coding sequence GTGGGCTTTCTGGAGTACAGCGAGGTATACGCGAATTACTACGTAAAGGTATACCGGCAACTTTTCTATATGCTCAACGACCCTTTTCTTGCCGAAGACCTGGCCCAGGAAGTTTTTTTAAAATTTTATCAAAATCCCCCCGGAAAGGAGGGAAGCACAGGGGCATGGCTCTTCCGGGTGGCAAAAAATTTGGCCTACAACTACCTCAGGGGAGAAGACAACAGGAAAAAGCGGGAGATTAAATTTTGGCTTTCGAAAAGGGATTCGGAAATCTTTCACCTTCGGGAGGAACAGATTTACGTGCGCCAGGTGCTCGCAAAGATGGACGAAAGGGATAGGATGATACTCATCATGAAGCATTCGGGCTACAGTTACGAAGAGATTGCAGAAGTTCTCGGAGTCAACAAAACATCCATAGGTACGCTGGTAGCCCGGGCCCGCCGTAAATTTAAAGAATATTTCAAAGAGGAGGTGTGA
- a CDS encoding nucleoside recognition domain-containing protein: protein MNWIFAFLILGGILAAAWNGKLDSITPAALEAAKTAIERAISLVGVVGFWLGIAKVAEESGLIDSISRFIAPLFRWLFPSIPKGHPAMGSILMNLSANMLGFGNAATPFGLKAMKELQTLNPNPDTATEAMCTFLAINTSSVTLVPATIIALRAAAGSKNPSEVLGAILFATTCSTMVAVIADCAFRLLYRKIERR, encoded by the coding sequence GTGAACTGGATTTTTGCTTTTTTGATACTGGGAGGGATTTTAGCTGCCGCTTGGAACGGAAAGCTGGATTCAATAACTCCCGCTGCACTGGAAGCTGCAAAAACCGCCATTGAGAGGGCTATAAGTCTAGTGGGAGTCGTGGGTTTTTGGCTTGGGATAGCAAAAGTGGCGGAAGAATCAGGGCTTATTGATAGTATCAGCAGGTTTATCGCGCCTTTATTCAGGTGGCTTTTCCCCTCCATACCCAAAGGTCACCCGGCCATGGGGAGCATATTGATGAACTTGAGCGCCAACATGCTGGGGTTCGGCAACGCGGCGACACCCTTCGGACTTAAAGCTATGAAAGAACTGCAAACCCTAAATCCCAATCCCGATACCGCAACGGAGGCCATGTGTACCTTCCTTGCCATAAATACATCCAGCGTGACGCTGGTACCTGCGACGATAATAGCTCTAAGGGCTGCGGCAGGTTCTAAAAATCCATCGGAAGTGCTGGGAGCCATTCTCTTTGCAACCACCTGTTCTACTATGGTTGCAGTTATTGCCGACTGCGCTTTCAGGCTCCTTTACCGGAAAATCGAAAGGAGGTAA